A single genomic interval of Salinarchaeum sp. IM2453 harbors:
- a CDS encoding CoA-binding protein, with protein sequence MTHESSAQLREILSLDTIAVVGCSTTPGKAARTVPKYMMANGFEIIPINPTVDEVLGKPAYDSLANVEESIDIVNVFRPPNEIPQIVDAVLDRDDVCVLWLQQGIEHDEAADRAREHGITVVQDRCIRVEHRRLFNNK encoded by the coding sequence ATGACACACGAAAGTAGCGCGCAACTGCGAGAAATCCTCTCACTCGATACTATCGCTGTGGTTGGCTGCTCAACCACTCCGGGGAAGGCTGCACGAACTGTACCGAAGTACATGATGGCGAACGGCTTTGAAATTATTCCAATCAATCCAACAGTCGACGAAGTTCTAGGAAAACCAGCATACGACTCTCTTGCAAATGTCGAGGAATCAATTGACATCGTTAACGTTTTTCGCCCTCCTAATGAAATCCCTCAGATTGTAGATGCAGTGCTTGATCGGGACGATGTATGTGTATTGTGGCTACAACAGGGCATTGAGCACGACGAGGCGGCAGACCGGGCTCGAGAACATGGGATTACGGTAGTACAAGATCGCTGTATCCGTGTCGAACATCGACGGCTATTCAACAACAAATGA